A region from the Sandaracinus amylolyticus genome encodes:
- a CDS encoding DNA cytosine methyltransferase has protein sequence MRTGERSRGSAAATTAPAGPEQGLDAAAEIGGDDLLYLLGQRTPARPERSHSPPLRIVDLFAGCGGMTAGAVEGAKAIGRVGEIALAAEIDKAVRAVYRDNFPTANVHPQGDVVELFPSALGSRLSDGERMLAKSLGPIELLVGGPPCQGHSNLNNHTRRRDPKNALYSRMVRAAEVLEPHMIVIENVPSVRRDRGDVVKCALERLVGLGYSVADGVVAMSQIGVPQRRFRHLLLATRTHVPSVDHLVATHRRPERSLHWAIADLESVDPEQPFDMAARLSDENLARVRWLHKHDRYDLPNSKRPTCHRGKPDHRYKSMYGRMRYDQPAQTITTGFGSPGQGRYLHPTRLRTLTPHEAARVQFFPDSFTFGRAATRAALAHCIGNAVPPKLGYAIVRYLGSLVAGVELAIQPSDGTPSKSLAEAAE, from the coding sequence ATGCGAACTGGAGAACGATCTCGAGGCAGTGCTGCCGCGACTACTGCGCCAGCTGGACCTGAGCAAGGGCTCGACGCAGCCGCAGAGATAGGCGGCGACGACCTCCTGTACCTGCTCGGCCAGCGTACGCCGGCGCGTCCGGAACGCAGTCACTCCCCACCCCTGCGCATCGTCGATCTCTTCGCGGGATGCGGCGGAATGACGGCAGGTGCCGTCGAGGGTGCAAAGGCAATCGGACGGGTCGGGGAAATCGCGCTCGCAGCCGAGATCGACAAGGCGGTGCGTGCGGTGTACCGGGATAACTTCCCGACGGCGAACGTGCATCCGCAAGGGGATGTGGTCGAGTTGTTCCCGTCTGCGCTCGGGTCCCGCCTGTCCGACGGGGAGCGGATGCTCGCGAAGTCGCTCGGGCCGATTGAGCTGCTGGTCGGGGGCCCCCCGTGTCAGGGGCACTCCAATCTTAACAACCATACACGCCGCCGGGATCCCAAGAACGCACTGTATTCTCGAATGGTTCGCGCAGCGGAGGTTCTCGAACCGCACATGATCGTCATCGAGAACGTGCCGTCCGTACGGCGTGACCGTGGAGATGTCGTGAAGTGCGCGCTCGAGCGCCTCGTTGGCCTCGGTTACAGCGTTGCTGACGGAGTCGTCGCGATGTCTCAGATCGGCGTGCCGCAGCGCCGTTTCCGGCACCTGCTTCTTGCGACGCGAACACACGTGCCGTCGGTCGACCATCTCGTGGCGACGCATCGCCGCCCCGAACGCTCGCTGCACTGGGCGATCGCAGACCTGGAGTCCGTCGATCCGGAGCAGCCGTTCGACATGGCCGCCCGCCTCTCCGATGAGAATCTCGCTCGCGTGCGCTGGTTGCACAAGCACGATCGCTATGATCTGCCGAACTCAAAGCGTCCAACGTGTCACCGAGGCAAACCCGACCATCGATACAAGTCGATGTACGGACGCATGCGGTACGACCAGCCCGCGCAGACGATCACCACTGGCTTCGGGTCTCCGGGCCAGGGGAGATATCTTCACCCAACCCGGCTGCGTACGCTGACTCCCCACGAGGCGGCTCGGGTTCAGTTTTTTCCGGACTCTTTCACGTTTGGACGAGCGGCGACCCGAGCGGCACTGGCGCACTGCATCGGGAATGCAGTGCCGCCCAAGCTCGGCTACGCAATCGTGCGCTATCTCGGTTCGCTTGTCGCAGGCGTGGAACTTGCGATTCAACCTTCCGACGGAACGCCTTCCAAGTCGCTCGCCGAAGCTGCCGAGTAG
- a CDS encoding very short patch repair endonuclease, giving the protein MRSFGCLTKWPWRTAHVPLLSPSTHAAAQLLHATSSGVTDTSDAWRTKQRMRAVRQRDTVPERMLRQLLRRAGVHYRICPRDLPGRPDVANKSRRWAVFVHGCFWHGHRDCKLATVPKTNTAFWVAKLEANRQRDARKVRALRELGYKVATVWQCELENDLEAVLPRLLRQLDLSKGSTQPQR; this is encoded by the coding sequence ATGCGGTCCTTTGGGTGTCTGACGAAATGGCCATGGCGGACAGCCCACGTTCCGCTGCTCAGCCCATCGACCCACGCCGCGGCCCAACTCCTACATGCTACGTCCTCAGGCGTGACTGACACCTCGGACGCATGGAGGACGAAGCAGCGGATGCGAGCTGTCCGCCAGCGGGACACCGTGCCCGAGCGAATGCTCCGTCAGTTGCTCCGTCGCGCCGGCGTCCATTACCGGATCTGCCCCCGCGACCTCCCGGGACGGCCCGACGTGGCGAACAAGTCGCGGCGGTGGGCGGTCTTCGTCCACGGCTGCTTCTGGCATGGACACCGCGACTGCAAGCTGGCAACCGTGCCCAAGACGAACACGGCGTTCTGGGTGGCCAAGCTCGAAGCGAACCGGCAGCGGGATGCTCGGAAGGTGCGCGCGCTGCGGGAGCTGGGGTACAAGGTTGCGACGGTCTGGCAATGCGAACTGGAGAACGATCTCGAGGCAGTGCTGCCGCGACTACTGCGCCAGCTGGACCTGAGCAAGGGCTCGACGCAGCCGCAGAGATAG
- a CDS encoding epoxide hydrolase family protein, translating into MTKSEPSPIVDEQIRPFRIAIPDEDLADLRARLARTRWPSELPGMGWSRGVPGDYLRELVEHWRTTYDWRAHEAALNAFPQFVTRIDGERVHFLHVRSPAPSATPLLLLHGWPGSIAELTQLIRPLTEGSPAFHVIVPSLPGFGFSGPTREAGWSVTRMAHAMIVLMRRLGYERYAIHGGDTGAMIAREMGVHDAAHVSAVHVLQIFSFGGPDIEPQDEHEARSLEARTRYDNELSAYMYVQSQTPQTLAYALADSPVGQLAWIVDIFKKWTDCEARPEEAVDRDQMLTNATIYWLTNTAGSSSQVYAEASAAWGEPARCEVPMGVAVFPRDGFLTVRRVAEEMNHVVHFTVLERGGHFAAMEQPDALVRELRAFLAGRT; encoded by the coding sequence ATGACCAAGAGCGAACCGAGCCCGATCGTAGACGAGCAGATCCGACCCTTCCGGATCGCGATCCCCGACGAGGACCTCGCGGATCTGCGGGCGCGCCTCGCGCGCACACGGTGGCCTTCGGAGCTGCCCGGCATGGGCTGGTCGCGCGGCGTGCCGGGGGACTATCTGCGCGAGCTCGTGGAGCACTGGCGCACGACCTACGACTGGCGCGCGCACGAGGCCGCGCTCAACGCGTTCCCGCAGTTCGTCACGCGCATCGACGGCGAGCGCGTGCACTTCCTCCACGTGCGATCGCCCGCGCCGAGCGCGACGCCGCTGCTCCTGCTGCACGGCTGGCCGGGCTCGATCGCGGAGCTGACGCAGCTGATTCGCCCGCTCACGGAAGGCTCGCCGGCGTTCCACGTCATCGTGCCCTCGCTGCCGGGCTTCGGCTTCTCGGGACCGACGCGCGAGGCGGGATGGAGCGTCACGCGGATGGCGCACGCGATGATCGTGCTGATGCGGCGCCTCGGCTACGAGCGCTACGCGATCCACGGCGGCGACACCGGCGCGATGATCGCGCGCGAGATGGGCGTGCACGACGCGGCGCACGTGTCGGCGGTGCACGTGCTGCAGATCTTCTCGTTCGGCGGGCCCGACATCGAGCCCCAGGACGAGCACGAGGCGCGCAGCCTCGAAGCGCGCACGCGCTACGACAACGAGCTCTCGGCCTATATGTACGTGCAGTCGCAGACGCCGCAGACGCTCGCGTACGCGCTCGCCGACTCGCCCGTCGGGCAGCTCGCGTGGATCGTCGACATCTTCAAGAAGTGGACGGACTGCGAGGCGCGTCCCGAGGAAGCGGTCGATCGCGATCAGATGCTGACGAACGCGACGATCTACTGGCTGACGAACACCGCGGGATCGTCGTCGCAGGTGTATGCGGAGGCCTCGGCGGCGTGGGGCGAGCCTGCGCGCTGCGAGGTGCCGATGGGTGTCGCGGTGTTCCCGCGCGACGGGTTCCTCACGGTGCGGCGCGTCGCCGAGGAGATGAACCACGTCGTGCACTTCACGGTGCTCGAGCGCGGCGGGCACTTCGCGGCGATGGAGCAGCCCGACGCGCTGGTGCGCGAGCTGCGCGCGTTCCTCGCGGGAAGGACCTGA
- a CDS encoding phospholipase D-like domain-containing protein translates to MTARRPLVPGVYDAPVTAALQGSLSSLPPDLHETEPLDPADSPRTLARLIHGRLVHALAAFSTSRDDALERQLELTNRVLAVLEDVPGSGASADDHIVPPGARLLAVRDPAATALGRPASPARPEIPLATSDLLVNGRHDVSLGPEVKRELASADRVDLLCSFLKWSGYRLVEDALRAHLQRRPGSVRVLTTAYMSATDRRALDELAALGVQLKVSYDTTRTRLHAKAWLFHRDSGFSTACIGSSNLSAAAMLDGLEWNVRLSQVDNGPILDKFRATFEQYWEDPEFALARRRAPSAAFACRRGVLRSRRRAPICCNRNRDGFPF, encoded by the coding sequence GTGACAGCTCGGCGCCCACTCGTCCCCGGCGTCTACGACGCGCCCGTCACGGCCGCGCTGCAGGGCTCGCTATCCTCGCTGCCGCCGGACCTCCACGAGACCGAGCCGCTCGACCCAGCCGACTCCCCACGCACCCTCGCGCGGTTGATCCACGGGCGGCTCGTCCACGCGCTCGCGGCGTTCTCCACCTCGCGCGACGACGCGCTCGAGCGCCAGCTCGAGCTGACGAACCGAGTGCTCGCGGTGCTCGAAGACGTGCCGGGCTCGGGCGCCAGCGCCGACGATCACATCGTCCCGCCCGGCGCGCGCCTCCTCGCGGTGCGCGACCCCGCGGCCACCGCGCTCGGCCGCCCCGCCTCGCCGGCGCGCCCCGAGATCCCGCTCGCCACCAGCGACCTCCTCGTCAACGGCCGCCACGACGTCTCGCTGGGGCCCGAGGTGAAGCGCGAGCTCGCGTCGGCGGATCGCGTCGACCTGCTCTGCTCGTTCCTCAAGTGGAGCGGCTACCGCCTCGTCGAGGACGCGCTGCGCGCTCACCTCCAGCGCCGCCCCGGCTCGGTGCGCGTGCTGACGACCGCGTACATGAGCGCGACCGATCGCCGCGCGCTCGACGAGCTCGCCGCGCTGGGCGTGCAGCTCAAGGTCTCGTACGACACCACGCGCACCCGCCTGCACGCCAAGGCGTGGCTCTTTCACCGCGACTCCGGCTTCTCGACCGCGTGCATCGGCAGCTCGAATCTCTCGGCCGCCGCGATGCTCGACGGGCTCGAGTGGAACGTGCGGCTCTCGCAGGTCGACAACGGCCCCATCCTCGACAAGTTCCGCGCGACCTTCGAGCAGTACTGGGAAGACCCCGAGTTCGCGCTAGCTCGTCGTCGCGCCCCGTCCGCAGCATTCGCGTGCCGGCGCGGCGTGTTACGGTCGCGCCGACGTGCTCCAATCTGCTGCAATAGGAACCGCGATGGATTTCCATTCTAG
- a CDS encoding PD-(D/E)XK motif protein, whose translation MLLEPISFAYAAVTRKGLPALVLPLPSLGAGVVGRRASGCELLAHPNLCFEHERRAWTSPAAVLVCTDLELLDAFSILAGDVLRRAASHGTDWARVLLLVEEWQTLLARRGRPSSEAEIGLWGELWFLEHSNDVNRAIASWRGPEKDAADFFADGVSVEVKASRNRRQHFVSLSQVDAPSGRHDAWLLSLWLKPDPDSHETVASLVERLLERCDEPRELLGCLRRAGYSHADRAAYCTGYTLLDEPEWYAAADVPRVRAVDVGISHLRYLVTLDEARRAEHTVVERLRRHFWGHE comes from the coding sequence ATGCTTCTCGAACCGATATCCTTCGCGTACGCAGCGGTGACGAGGAAAGGCCTCCCGGCCCTCGTCCTGCCGCTTCCATCTCTCGGCGCTGGCGTGGTTGGCCGGCGCGCCTCCGGCTGCGAGCTACTCGCTCATCCCAACCTGTGCTTCGAGCACGAGCGGCGAGCGTGGACCAGCCCTGCGGCTGTGCTTGTCTGCACCGACCTGGAGTTGCTCGATGCGTTCTCCATCCTTGCGGGCGACGTTCTGCGGCGCGCGGCGTCGCATGGAACCGACTGGGCGCGTGTCCTCTTGCTCGTGGAGGAATGGCAAACACTGCTTGCGCGCCGCGGGCGGCCGAGTTCGGAGGCGGAGATTGGGCTCTGGGGCGAGCTCTGGTTCTTGGAGCACAGCAATGACGTGAATCGCGCCATCGCGTCATGGCGTGGTCCCGAGAAAGATGCAGCCGACTTCTTCGCTGACGGCGTGAGCGTCGAGGTAAAGGCGTCCCGGAACCGTCGTCAGCATTTTGTCTCGCTTTCCCAAGTCGATGCGCCTTCAGGACGACACGACGCGTGGCTGTTGTCCTTGTGGCTCAAGCCGGATCCAGACTCTCACGAGACTGTCGCGAGCCTTGTCGAACGACTGCTCGAGCGATGCGACGAGCCGCGTGAGCTGCTCGGGTGCCTACGGCGCGCGGGCTATTCGCATGCAGACCGCGCGGCGTACTGCACCGGGTACACGCTGCTTGACGAGCCCGAGTGGTACGCTGCTGCGGACGTACCCCGGGTGAGAGCGGTCGACGTGGGGATCTCACACTTACGGTATCTGGTGACGCTGGATGAGGCGCGACGAGCCGAGCACACGGTAGTCGAACGTTTGCGCCGGCACTTTTGGGGACACGAATGA
- a CDS encoding SAP domain-containing protein translates to MKLADLLAGMQPEEIERLAHEHARTDDHLSGPQLLEAIGGVLRSYRFLHDFLFNRQPPAFSILILLLDAPDYSLPTAGFRESVLAETKRICDALDASAILARDDQLRVYRRVLYQARSNDMQIDASEAAILSVLRQELGIAQVEHFLIEHCRELREFWGQEGGFARALHALRSAGLVFVHDGRTVIADDVAPVVRQVLGVDMARTQARRLFGYLTSAELHEALQLVQAATSGTKDEKVERLIAHLAQPRLLLRSRAFGVDRLREICRQMGANTSGAKEELVSRIIAHVAADRDVRGEAEPPPAPPIREQRRLPEERFGLLFAQLRGHELAAISGEFDLRRWGTKDSQVRTLWESHRAEESLLQALGSDDIEALLKRLKLRSSGSKKERILRAIDHFAQSDEASLRSYSAASASDLEGVPSEG, encoded by the coding sequence GTGAAACTCGCGGACCTGCTGGCGGGCATGCAGCCCGAGGAGATCGAGCGACTCGCCCACGAGCATGCCCGCACCGACGATCACTTGAGCGGCCCGCAGCTGCTGGAAGCGATCGGTGGCGTGTTGCGGAGCTACCGCTTCTTGCACGACTTTCTCTTCAATCGGCAGCCTCCCGCCTTCTCGATTCTCATCCTTCTGCTCGACGCACCGGACTACTCGCTTCCTACCGCGGGCTTTCGCGAGAGCGTGCTCGCTGAGACGAAACGGATCTGCGACGCTCTCGATGCGTCGGCGATACTCGCTCGCGACGACCAGCTGCGCGTCTATCGCCGCGTTCTGTACCAGGCGCGCAGCAACGACATGCAGATCGATGCCTCCGAGGCTGCGATTCTCTCCGTCTTGCGGCAAGAGCTTGGAATCGCTCAGGTCGAGCACTTTCTCATCGAACACTGTCGGGAGCTTCGCGAGTTCTGGGGTCAGGAGGGCGGATTTGCACGCGCTCTGCACGCGCTCCGCTCCGCCGGTCTTGTCTTCGTTCACGATGGCCGAACCGTCATCGCCGATGATGTCGCACCGGTGGTGAGACAGGTGTTGGGGGTCGACATGGCGAGGACCCAGGCTCGCCGGCTGTTCGGCTATCTAACTTCGGCGGAGCTCCACGAGGCACTGCAGCTCGTCCAGGCTGCCACGAGCGGTACGAAGGATGAGAAAGTCGAACGTCTGATCGCGCATCTGGCGCAGCCCCGGCTTCTGTTGCGCAGTCGTGCTTTCGGCGTCGATCGGCTGCGCGAGATCTGCCGGCAGATGGGCGCAAACACTTCGGGCGCAAAGGAGGAACTCGTCAGTAGGATCATCGCGCACGTAGCGGCGGATCGGGATGTGCGCGGAGAAGCGGAGCCGCCTCCGGCGCCTCCTATTCGAGAGCAGCGCCGTCTCCCGGAAGAGCGCTTCGGACTCTTGTTCGCACAACTGCGTGGTCACGAACTCGCCGCGATCTCCGGCGAGTTCGACCTGAGGCGTTGGGGCACGAAAGACTCGCAGGTCCGCACGCTATGGGAGTCGCATCGCGCCGAGGAGTCGCTCCTCCAGGCGCTCGGGAGCGATGACATCGAGGCGCTTCTGAAACGGCTCAAGTTGCGCAGCTCCGGCTCGAAGAAGGAGCGCATCCTGCGTGCGATCGACCACTTCGCGCAGTCGGATGAAGCGAGTCTTCGGTCCTACTCGGCAGCTTCGGCGAGCGACTTGGAAGGCGTTCCGTCGGAAGGTTGA
- a CDS encoding helix-turn-helix transcriptional regulator → MKTSARLLRLLTLLQSRRDWSGADLSERLAVEVRTLRRDVERLRELGYEISASSGVGGGYRLGAGTTLPPLRLDDDEAVTIEVALGTVAASIPHLQDTALSVLVKLDQLLPARLRRRARALHSMTIAMTGGPKVDPALLATIATACRDSEQLLFTYEDSRGHTKARTVEPLRLAHTGRVWYLVAWDVDREGWRTFRVDRIAQRGLRVGPRFVPREPPEDVATYVSRSIAAAPYRSQVRLILRGSAAEMAKVVPSWVGVIEPLDDERCVFTTGGDTVEAMVAQIVLAGVDFELLEPRDLAPRIREIGQRLVRGARVR, encoded by the coding sequence ATGAAGACGAGCGCGCGCCTGCTCCGCCTCCTCACGCTCCTGCAGTCGCGTCGCGACTGGTCGGGCGCCGACCTCTCGGAGCGGCTCGCGGTCGAGGTCCGCACGCTGCGCCGCGACGTCGAGCGGCTGCGCGAGCTCGGCTACGAGATCAGCGCGTCGTCGGGCGTCGGCGGCGGCTATCGCCTCGGCGCGGGCACGACGCTCCCGCCGCTTCGTCTCGACGACGACGAAGCGGTGACGATCGAGGTCGCGCTCGGCACCGTCGCGGCGAGCATCCCGCACCTGCAGGACACCGCGCTCTCGGTGCTCGTGAAGCTCGATCAGCTCCTGCCCGCGCGCCTGCGTCGCCGCGCGCGCGCGCTGCACTCGATGACGATCGCGATGACCGGCGGACCGAAGGTCGATCCCGCGCTCCTCGCGACCATCGCCACCGCGTGCCGCGACAGCGAGCAGCTGCTCTTCACCTACGAGGACAGCCGCGGGCACACGAAGGCGCGCACCGTCGAGCCGCTCCGTCTCGCGCACACCGGACGCGTCTGGTACCTCGTCGCGTGGGATGTCGATCGCGAGGGCTGGCGCACGTTCCGCGTCGACCGCATCGCGCAGCGAGGCCTGCGCGTCGGACCGCGCTTCGTGCCGCGCGAGCCGCCCGAGGACGTCGCGACCTACGTCTCGCGATCGATCGCCGCGGCGCCGTATCGCAGCCAGGTGCGCCTGATCTTGCGCGGCAGCGCGGCGGAGATGGCGAAGGTCGTTCCTTCGTGGGTCGGCGTGATCGAGCCGCTCGACGACGAGCGCTGTGTCTTCACGACGGGCGGCGACACCGTCGAGGCGATGGTCGCGCAGATCGTGCTCGCGGGCGTCGACTTCGAGCTCCTCGAGCCGCGCGATCTCGCGCCGCGCATTCGCGAGATCGGCCAGCGGTTGGTGCGCGGAGCGCGCGTGCGTTGA
- a CDS encoding Z1 domain-containing protein, translating to MSTGPVGIAKLATAPAPVLRGDGACLNGTLQALGAGPKPMSGAALDKIRQDALALLGRVVQTYEAEVAPGEVGADGSVCASPQPPTKPCTGLLYGRIQSGKTVAMIALVAAAIDNGFRVVVVLTSDNVTLVDQTTKRFAALEGPIPLDALNPSAWSSDHKHIGKHLAQAGVVFVCSKNKTRLDALITFLEKIGAPEFPALILDDEADQATLDANLARNVRKQTKGEVPGDPTAIYTAVVDGLRKTLRHHVFLQVTATPYALLLQSVGTELRPSFTRLLEPGDGYTGGEYFFESHHVDGPEPPLVFVDPNESVELAQGSSDAPDGLRRAIAYFLVAAGAQALTDPATARSGQNFLCHTSQLRQQHRNLEELIRTYVDRVSDDIDAGSGDGLNKLHTAFDELKRTFPSVPSVDSVITEIRRRLVTRKVIVVNSEADAEPGRGLNLIIGGNILGRGVTIDNLIVTYYLRQPKVGQMDTMLQHARMYGYRSPLMHLTRVFLPPQLAVRFHEIHRIEQRLRRQLAAADLGKPIVIERTGSLRPTRNAVLDPTYIDAFDAEDQVYPIHPDLTLKRSEYEAIAGRIEALIGDSLSTEPQLVPIEFDVMLELVETFPYNRKELSSSWVPAAIGRVLERQRDRCKGRAYLYTRRMNRRRSMLTTGAVSGKELERLRNQDGPVFAAFRDDGKQIADRPANEFWYPTVVFDRQMPSVIVNVTSDDA from the coding sequence ATGTCTACCGGGCCTGTTGGCATTGCGAAGCTCGCCACCGCTCCTGCCCCAGTCCTACGCGGCGACGGCGCATGTCTGAACGGGACGTTGCAAGCGCTCGGCGCCGGGCCGAAGCCGATGTCGGGCGCCGCGCTGGACAAGATCCGTCAAGACGCGCTCGCGCTACTCGGCCGTGTCGTGCAGACGTACGAGGCCGAGGTCGCGCCGGGTGAGGTCGGTGCTGACGGCTCGGTCTGCGCGAGCCCGCAGCCGCCGACGAAACCGTGCACCGGCCTGCTCTACGGTCGCATCCAGAGCGGCAAGACCGTCGCGATGATCGCGCTGGTCGCGGCTGCGATCGACAACGGCTTCCGTGTTGTCGTCGTGCTTACCTCCGACAACGTCACGCTCGTCGACCAAACGACGAAGCGGTTTGCCGCGCTCGAAGGGCCGATCCCGCTGGATGCGCTCAATCCGAGCGCGTGGTCGAGCGACCACAAGCACATCGGGAAGCACCTTGCGCAGGCAGGCGTGGTGTTCGTTTGCTCTAAGAACAAGACGCGACTGGATGCACTGATCACCTTCCTCGAGAAAATCGGTGCACCGGAGTTCCCTGCGCTGATCCTCGACGACGAGGCCGACCAGGCGACTCTGGACGCGAACCTTGCAAGGAACGTCCGGAAGCAAACCAAGGGAGAGGTGCCCGGAGACCCGACGGCGATCTATACCGCCGTCGTCGACGGACTCCGTAAGACACTTCGTCACCACGTCTTCCTTCAGGTCACCGCAACGCCGTACGCGCTGCTGCTGCAGAGCGTGGGGACCGAGTTGAGGCCGAGCTTCACACGGCTGCTCGAACCTGGCGACGGGTACACAGGCGGCGAGTACTTCTTCGAGTCACATCACGTAGACGGCCCCGAGCCACCGCTCGTGTTCGTCGATCCGAACGAGTCCGTGGAACTCGCGCAAGGCAGTTCAGATGCTCCCGACGGACTTCGGCGCGCGATCGCCTACTTCCTCGTCGCGGCTGGCGCCCAAGCTCTCACGGATCCGGCGACCGCGCGCTCCGGGCAGAATTTCCTCTGTCACACGAGCCAGCTCAGACAACAGCATCGGAACCTCGAAGAGCTGATTCGTACGTATGTGGACAGAGTCAGTGATGACATCGATGCAGGCTCGGGCGATGGGCTGAACAAGCTGCACACCGCATTCGACGAGCTGAAGCGCACCTTCCCCAGCGTCCCTTCTGTTGACAGCGTCATCACCGAAATTCGACGTCGGCTCGTCACCCGCAAAGTGATCGTCGTAAACTCCGAAGCCGACGCAGAACCCGGCCGGGGTCTGAATCTGATTATCGGGGGGAACATCCTCGGCCGCGGTGTGACGATCGATAACCTCATTGTCACCTACTATCTGCGTCAACCGAAGGTCGGCCAGATGGATACGATGCTGCAGCACGCGAGAATGTACGGTTATCGCTCCCCGCTCATGCATCTCACACGAGTGTTTCTTCCGCCACAGCTCGCCGTCCGGTTCCACGAGATTCATCGCATCGAACAGCGTTTGCGTCGACAGCTGGCCGCGGCTGACCTCGGCAAGCCGATCGTAATCGAGAGAACGGGATCCCTTCGACCAACACGCAATGCGGTCCTGGATCCGACCTACATCGATGCCTTCGACGCCGAGGACCAGGTCTATCCGATCCATCCGGATCTCACGCTCAAGCGATCCGAGTACGAGGCGATCGCCGGTCGCATCGAGGCGCTCATCGGGGACAGCCTGAGCACAGAGCCCCAACTCGTACCGATCGAGTTCGATGTCATGCTCGAGCTCGTCGAGACCTTCCCCTACAACCGGAAGGAGCTGTCGAGTAGTTGGGTTCCGGCGGCGATCGGGCGAGTACTCGAGCGACAACGCGATCGATGCAAAGGCAGAGCGTATCTGTACACGCGCAGGATGAACCGGAGGCGGAGCATGCTCACGACGGGCGCTGTCTCCGGCAAAGAACTGGAAAGGCTGCGAAATCAGGATGGGCCGGTCTTCGCTGCATTTCGCGATGATGGAAAGCAGATCGCTGACAGGCCCGCGAACGAGTTCTGGTATCCCACGGTCGTCTTCGACCGCCAGATGCCCAGCGTGATCGTCAACGTGACTTCCGATGACGCGTGA
- a CDS encoding GmrSD restriction endonuclease domain-containing protein yields MDFHSRETPIDELLTGVDAGQLALPEFQREFIWSPSNVLELLRSIARRWPTGTFLLLEGHGGQFATRPIDGAPPPAKRPRILVLDGQQRITALYHALRPVAEEVYFLDVQKLVGEEPDEAFRFTKRSSFDAQYPNTKALATALILPFSVMYDDDSFYDWLKHVAEPFQSQVRRARDRDFAGLRRHVYRMPCIYLSPGIELAALAKIFETLNRTTERLDTFDLMTASVYSEGLNLRKEWSDATDEYPLLDRFSVDPLEILKLIVLADGLLGDGRPGVRQSDVLRLSPKIVRARWSRCVQAYADALRIASQRFGAISAGLLPSRAMVLPLATATISDPLASDSAAIERWWWRSVFRQSYAQGANTQVVVDARALVTLEPRSVGGVEVTPDVMLDSRRRNEMLTRGICCMLTTDGALTQEGIPVHQSPTGATTEPTRIFPVDSEPQLDVVANYMVATRNGPRRRRDYGAREDLLAAGSRGSTIAESQMISWRALRLDSASQLLKERAKLLAQQAEAKMQRG; encoded by the coding sequence ATGGATTTCCATTCTAGAGAGACCCCGATCGATGAGCTTCTCACCGGCGTGGACGCCGGCCAACTCGCTCTCCCCGAGTTTCAGCGCGAGTTCATTTGGTCGCCGAGCAATGTCCTTGAACTGCTTCGGAGCATCGCGCGACGCTGGCCCACCGGCACTTTTCTGTTGCTTGAAGGACACGGCGGGCAATTCGCGACGCGACCGATTGACGGCGCCCCGCCGCCCGCAAAACGCCCAAGGATACTGGTGCTGGACGGCCAGCAGCGGATCACTGCCCTCTATCACGCCCTCCGCCCCGTCGCCGAAGAGGTGTATTTCCTCGATGTACAGAAGCTCGTAGGAGAGGAACCCGACGAAGCCTTCCGATTTACGAAACGCAGTTCTTTTGACGCTCAGTATCCGAACACGAAGGCTCTCGCGACTGCGCTGATTCTGCCGTTCTCGGTCATGTATGACGACGATTCGTTCTACGACTGGTTGAAGCATGTCGCGGAACCTTTTCAGTCCCAGGTCCGGCGCGCACGGGACCGCGACTTCGCGGGGCTCCGTCGTCACGTCTACCGAATGCCCTGCATCTATCTGTCCCCCGGAATCGAACTGGCGGCACTCGCAAAAATCTTCGAAACGCTGAATCGCACCACCGAACGACTTGACACGTTCGATCTCATGACCGCTTCGGTGTACTCGGAGGGCCTCAACCTCCGCAAGGAATGGAGCGACGCTACTGACGAGTATCCGCTCCTGGATCGCTTTTCTGTCGATCCTCTTGAGATCCTGAAGCTGATTGTACTCGCCGATGGACTCTTGGGGGACGGCAGACCAGGTGTCCGCCAGTCGGACGTTCTGCGACTGAGCCCAAAGATCGTGCGGGCCCGCTGGTCGCGATGCGTTCAAGCGTATGCAGACGCCCTTCGGATCGCCTCACAGCGGTTCGGAGCTATCAGCGCTGGTTTGCTCCCGTCGCGCGCGATGGTGCTGCCGCTAGCGACTGCAACCATCAGCGACCCGCTTGCATCGGATTCCGCCGCGATTGAGCGCTGGTGGTGGCGGTCTGTCTTTCGACAGTCCTACGCTCAGGGCGCAAATACTCAGGTCGTCGTCGATGCTAGGGCGCTGGTTACGCTTGAACCGCGCAGTGTTGGCGGCGTAGAGGTCACACCTGACGTCATGCTGGACTCCCGACGTCGCAACGAGATGCTGACGCGTGGCATATGTTGCATGCTGACGACCGACGGCGCTCTTACACAGGAAGGCATTCCTGTGCACCAGTCACCGACGGGAGCGACGACAGAGCCTACACGGATCTTCCCCGTCGACTCCGAGCCTCAACTCGACGTGGTTGCGAACTATATGGTCGCAACGCGGAATGGGCCGCGACGTCGCCGTGACTACGGTGCGCGTGAAGATCTGCTCGCAGCGGGCTCCCGCGGCTCGACGATCGCTGAGTCGCAGATGATCTCGTGGCGAGCTTTGCGCCTGGACTCCGCTTCTCAACTGCTCAAAGAGCGCGCGAAACTGCTCGCTCAGCAAGCAGAAGCGAAGATGCAACGGGGCTGA